A stretch of DNA from Clostridium sp. JN-9:
AGTTATATTTTCGCTTTTATTTAGGAATGATAAGGTAGTTAGTCAAAGTGAAATATCAGACAAGCTAATAAGATTTCATATTATTGCAAATAGCGATACCATAGAAGATCAGGCATTAAAATTAAAAGTAAGAGATAAAGTTCTTGCATATATATCACCAAAATTAAGTAATTCAAAAAGTATAGATGAATCCAGATTAATTATTAAAAATAATGATGATGAAATGAAGAAAATAGCAGAACAGGTTGTGAAATCAAATGGATACAGTTATAAAATAAGTTCCAGCCTTGGAAGAGGGAATTTTCCCATAAAAACCTATGGAAATATAACACTGCCCCAGGGTAATTATGAGGCATATAAAATAATGATAGGTGAGGCAGAAGGACAGAACTGGTGGTGTGTGATGTTCCCTCCATTATGCTTTGTTGACATTAGCAAAGGGGAAGTTTCATATGAGGAAACCGAAAAAGAAATGAGGACTGTATTAACCCCGGAAGAATACAGTGCTGTTGATAATACTAAGGGAAATAAAATTCAGATAAGATTTAAAATATTGGACATAATCAGCAAAATAAGAAACCCAGTATAGTTTTACTATATTGGATTTTTTATGCTTTTTTTTATTAATGTTTTTGCTAAGTTATATATATCATTTCCGCAGTTTGGATTAGAGTATTTGGCGCAATTTCTTTTTAATTCCTCAAGTTTGTCTTTTGACTGTAGTAGCTTGTCAATTATCTCATGGCATTTATCCACATCATTTAGATTGATTGCTAAATCATGTTTTAACAGGAATTCAGCATTTTTTTCTTCCTGCCCAGGTATAGGTGAGAATAAACCTAAAGGTATGTTGCAGCTAAGAGCTTCAGTTATTGTAAGTCCACCTGGTTTTGTAAGCAGCAGATCACTTGCCTGCATATATTTATTAACTTTATCTGTAAATCCAATTATTCTGGTTCTGGTTTGAGGAAAAGAAGTCCTGCTAAGATCAGTTAACGTTGAATAAAGCTTTTTATTATTACCAGTAATTATTATAATCTGTATCTGTTCTTTAACTAATGTTAACTGTTCATATACCTCAGCAATTTTTCCCATGCCAAGACTGCCTCCCATTATTAAAATGGTATATACATCTGGATCCAGATCAAGCTCAGCTAATGTGTCATTTTTATTAAATTTTTCGTAAAAACTTGGTTTTACTGGTATGCCTAAACTATGTATAGTTTCTCTTTGAATTCCTTTTGATTCCATTTCTTCAATCATGTCTGAATTTGAAACTACATATGCATCAATATGTGGATGAAGCCAGAAACTATGAGATGCATAGTCAGTAAGTATTGCAATAACGGGAATATCAGTTTTATTTTTGCCCTTTAATATTGACATCATTTCTATGGGAAATGGATGAGTGCAAAAAATTATTTCTGGAGAGAAATCCTCTATTAACGGTAAAAGCTTATATGTCATAGCCTCATTGATTTTATTACTTAATGTAGCAATTCCATAGTCATTTTCAGAGTAATCATAAAGCTTACCAAAAAGGGATGGTGTTACCTTTAATGATTTTAAATAACTTCCAATTACAACTTTATCAATTATGGGATTTATATATTTAAGGGTATCTATTACCTTTATTTCAGATTCCGGTTCGTTCAATAAAATATATTTTTTTACTGCCTCGGCGGCACCAGTATGACCTCCACCTGCGGATACTGATAGTATAAGTGCTTTCATTTTAATCACCTTCTGATTAATAATAGTTAAAATAAATAAATTTTGAGCGTAATAACATTATATAGGAAATATCTATTTTAATAAATAAAATAAAAAAATAATTAAGAAAAAATTAATACTTCAACTTGGAATTTAAAAAATATATAACAATGAGCAACTATTATTCATTAGCAGGAATAATGAAAGAGATAAATACAGATAATATTGTTGACAAAGGAGGGAAATTTATTATGAAGGCTACAAGAAAGAGAATCATCTATACTGCCATTGTAACATTAATAGTGGTATTTTCAAGTACATTTGCTATATTAATGACTTTGGAAAGGACAGATTACAGGAATTATTTACAATCTGAATATAGTAAAAATATGTTTGAACTAATAAATTCTGTCCAAAATATAAGGGTTAACTTAGCAAAAGCAGGTGTTGTTGGTTCAAGAGAACAAAGTATTGTTGTATTTGAGGAAATATTCAGGAATGCATCTATGGCCAATGATAAGCTTAACTCACTTCCAATTCCTCAGGAAATTTCAGCAGAAAGCAGTAAATTTATATCACAGATCGGAGACTTTTGTTATTCCCTTGGAACCTCTGCCTCTGAAGGAAAACAGTTAACGGAACAGGATTATGCTTCAATAGACAGGCTAAAAAAGCAATCATTGGCTTTGGAAGAGCAATTAAATAATATCTCATCAAATATAAACCGTGGGAATATTAAGTGGGGGGATATAAGGAAAAAAGTTACCGGAGTTCTTGCAAAGCAGGATGGGCAGCTGGTATCTGATAAATTCTCAGGAATACAAAAACAAATTGCTCAATATCCATCTTTGATTTACGATGGACCTTTTTCTGACAACAATTTAGATATTAAACCTAGAATTAATGAACAAAGCTTAATATCACTGGAGGAAGGAAAAAAGGCTGCTGTAAATATAATAGGTGCGGATAAAGTCAGCAGTATAGATTATAAAGCCAATGAGGGTAATGCAAAAATCGGATCCTATAGATTTGACATTAAAATTAAAGGAAGAGATAATAAAAATGGATCTGTTATATGTGAAATAAGTAAAAAGGGAGGAAAGGTTATTTATCTTTTAGACAGCAGATCAGTTGTACAGCCAAAGATAGACACAGCTAAAGCTTTAAATATTGGAACAAAATATTTAAGTGATATAGGATATAAGAATATGAATCCAATGTATGTGTTAAACTATGGTAATATTGCTGTGATAAATTTTGTATATAAACAGGATAATATTATTATGTATCCAGATCAGATAAAATTAAAAGTGGCATTAGATAATGGAGATATTATCGGCATTGAATCAGAAAAGTATTTAGTATCACATATAGATAACAGAAAATTAAATACACCTAAAATTACTGAAGCACAAGCTAGAACTAAGGTTGGAAAAAAATTAAAAATAAGTTCGGTAAAATTAGCTTTAATACCAACTGATACAAATAAGGAAGTACTATGCTATGAATATTCGGGAGCTTATAATAATGATAATTTTAAAGTTTACATTAATGCTGAAACAGGATATGAGCAGAAAATTGTGCAGATAATTAATACTCCTAATGGTCAGCTGACAATGTAGAAAAATATTTCATTAATAAAAAGTATAAAGTATAAGGATAATGTTATGAAATTTTCCTTATACTTTTTTATATGTACATAAATAGTTGCGAAAAAATACAAAAACAAATAAACTATATCATAGAAAATATTATTATTGTACATAAATAATTTTAATGCAATTATTATATTGAAAGCAAATATCTATATAGAAGGGTGATTTAAAATGACAAGAGCTTTAGCAATGATGTCAGGCGGATTAGACAGTGTGCTTGCTGCAAAATTAATTAAGGATCAAGGCATTGAGGTTATAGGAATATGCTTCAAATCTTATTTTTTTGGAGAAAAGAATGCTGAAAGAATGGCTGAACAAATAGATATACCATTAGTGGTTGTTGATTTTTCTAAGGAACATTTTGAAATGGTTAAAAATCCAAAGCATGGATATGGAAAAAACATTAATCCATGTATAGACTGTCATGCTATGATGATGAGGTATTCTGGAGAACTTCTTGATAAATACAAAGCAGACTTTATTATTACAGGAGAAGTTTTAAATCAAAGGCCAATGTCACAGAATAGAAACAGCCTTGATGTAGTTAAAAATGAGTCTGGATTTGCAGAGAAAATTTTAAGGCCTTTATGTGCAAAGACAATAGAACCTACTCAAATGGAATTGGATGGTTTAGTGGACAGAGATAAACTTTTAGATATTAAAGGGAGAAACAGAAAAGCACAAATGGAGCTTGCAGAAAAGTGGGGAATTAAAGATTATCCGTCTCCAGCAGGAGGATGCAGGCTAACTGAACCTAATTATGCAAAAAGGTTATTTGACTTATTAAAATATAATAAGAACCCGGAAGAAAGAGAACTGCATTTGTTAAGGATAGGGAGACACTTTAGATTATCAGAAAAGGCCAAAGCAGTGTCTACCAGAACTGGAGAAGAAGGAAATGAAATAAAGGAATTTTTAAATGATAAAGATTTATTATTTTGTTCAGAGGATTACAGCGGATCGGATATAATAATAATAGGAGAACCAGGGGAAAATGATATTAACATGGCAGCAAAAATAGCAGCAAGGTATTGCAAGGGTAAGCATGAGGATAATTTAAAAATAAAATATGGGTATTTTAATAATGGCTTAAACAAACATATTGTTACAGAAGCTGCTTCAGAGGAAGAATTAAATAAATACCTTATATAAAAGTACTATAGAGAGGTAAGTTATGAAGAAAAAAGCAATTATTACTGTTTCAAGCAGGCAGATTAATGAAGAAAATAATGATGAAGATGTTGAAGTAGTAACACCTGGAAACTTTTATAAAAAAGAAGATAGTTACTATGCTGTTTATGAAGAAACTGAGATTTCCGGCATGAAAGGAACTACTACAACACTTAAAATTGAGGACAATAAGCTATCCCTCATAAGAATTGGAAGTACAAGTTCAAAGATGGAATTTGATGAAAAAAAAGAAAATGTTTCAATGTATACTACTCCATATGGAACTTTGCAATTAAAAATTAAAACCAGTGATCTGGACGTGGATGTGAATGATTATGGAGGGGATGTAACTGTTAATTATGATTTAAGCATTGTAGGACAGGTACCAGTAAAAACAGTTCTTAAAATTAATATTAACCCTAATAAAAACTAATACAAACAGGCTGGCATATTATATATAAATTATAGTAGGCTGGCCTGTTTATTTTATTGCTATATACTTTTCAGGTTTAGAAATATATTATCTGGATAGTATTATTATTGAGAAATACAATTATAGTAATTTTCGGAGGGCAGCATTATGAATGATTTTAAAAACAAAGAAAATACTTATAAGAGAATAATAAACATTTTATGTGAGCATATGGACATAAATAGCAGCGAATTAATAAAGATTATGAAGGATAAAGAATGCAGATATATTCTTTTCCTGCTATTAAAAAAATATGACTGCATAAACATGGAAAACTTAAATAGAGACTTTTTAATAGATAGTAAGAAGAAAATAACCAGCAATTTAAGAAAAGCCGAAGAAAAAATGCTAATAAATAAAAGAATAAGAGATATGTATTTTGAAGCAGAAAATATTATGGAAAAATACAAATAAATTTTTATAAAAAAACAAAAAAAAGTATAGCACTAATTTAAAAACTGTGTTAATATATTTAATATGTTTTTAAACACAAAAATACCATTTTATTTATAGGGTAATATCTATTATAAAAGGTTTAATAATAATTGTCAATATAATTTTATAAGTTGTTTAAGGCTAAATATATTAAACAGGAGGTGAAAACTGTTTTAATGGTTATTAAAGCAGGTACATATGAGTACTAAATACATTTTTGTTACTGGAGGAGTAGTTTCATCATTAGGTAAAGGAATTACAGCTGCATCACTTGGCAGGCTATTAAAAAATAGAGGACTTAAGGTTTCAATACAGAAATTTGACCCGTACATAAATATAGATCCAGGTACAATGAGCCCATATCAGCATGGGGAGGTTTTTGTAACTGATGACGGTGCAGAGACAGATTTAGATTTAGGACACTATGAAAGATTTATAGATGAGAATTTAAGTAAAAACAGCAATGTTACAACTGGGAAAATCTATTGGTCGGTAATTACAAAGGAAAGAAAAGGCGATTACTTAGGGGGAACTGTACAGGTAATCCCGCATATCACTAATGAAATTAAATCAAGGGTATACAGAGTAGCCAAAGAAAAAGATGTAGATGTTGTAATAACTGAAATTGGAGGTACAATCGGAGATATTGAATCACTTCCATTTTTAGAAGCAATAAGACAGATAAAATATGAAGTTGGAAGAGAGAATGTATGCTTTATCCATGTCACATTAATACCTTACCTTAGTAAATCAGGTGAACTAAAAACTAAGCCTACTCAGCATTCTGTAAAAGAGCTAAGGGGAATCGGAATACAGCCTGATATTATTGTATGCAGATCTGAAAAGCCTATTTCCAATGAGATGAAGGATAAAATAGGATTGTTTTGTAATGTAGATAAAGATGCAGTAATTCAAAATCTTGATGCAGAAAATTTATACGAAGTACCATTATTGCTGCATGATGAAGGACTGGATACATTAGTATGCAAAAAGTTAAATTTAAAGTGCAGCGAAATTGACAATACTGAATGGATCAATATGGTTAATAAAATAAAGAATTTATCCAAAAATGTTACTATAGGGCTTGTTGGAAAATATGTAGAACTGCACGATGCATATATTTCAGTTGTAGAAGCATTAAATCACGGTGGATATGCAAATGATTCAAATGTTGAAATTAAATGGATAAATGCTGTTAATGTAAATAGTGAAAACGTAGATGAAATGCTGAAAGATGTAGATGGTATACTGGTTCCAGGAGGATTTGGAGACAGGGGAATAGATGGCAAAATTGAAGCTTGTAAATATGCCAGAGAAAATAATATACCATTTTTGGGAATCTGCCTTGGAATGCAGTGCTCTGTTATTGAGTATGCAAGGGATGTTTTAGGACTTAAAGAAGCTCATACTTCGGAAATAGATCCCGATACAAAATATCCAGTTATAGACTTAATGCCTGAGCAAAAGGATATTGACGATAAAGGCGGAACCATGAGACTTGGAATATATCCATGTAAGCTTTCTAAAGATACTAATTCATATAAAGCATATGGAGAAGAAATTATTTATGAAAGACATAGGCACAGATATGAGTTCAATAATGAATTTAGAAAGCAGTTAACAGATGCAGGTTTAATTTTGGCAGGTACCAGCCCAGATGAAAGACTGGTTGAAATTGTAGAAATTAAGAATCATCCATGGTTTGTTGCAGTTCAATTCCATCCTGAACTTAAATCAAGACCTAACAGGCCGCATCCTTTATTCAGAGATTTTATAAAAGCATCTCTTGAAAATAACAGAATGTAATTTAAAAGCTATGTTTTAAGTGTTAATTTAAAACATAGCTTTTTTAGCAGGATTTTAACAAGATATATAGAATAATATATTATGTATTAATAATAAATATTACTTTGGAGGTGAAACCTGATGTTGATTAATTCTGAATTGAGCATAGCAGTTAAAAACTACTATGGACAGTATAGATTAAGAAATTTTTCAATATTTAAAATAGATGACTTAAATAATTGTTTCACTCCGTTTAAGATTACAATTAACAAAAACAGAGAAATCGTAATAAAGATAAAATGCCCTATATGTGACTGTTATCATTTTTATAGATATTCTATAAGTGATGTGCTGGATAGAAACATTTTAGTTGGTGGTTGTGAATCTTTAGGAGTCCCGCTATTTTATATAGGGAAAAATAAAAATGTTACTAATAGAGTAAAAAGATACAATGAGGTAAATAGAAAATTATTTGCCATGATATAAACTTTGCAAAGTTGAAGGCTAAACATATTGACATATTAAAGACTGTGGTGTAACATTTAAGTGTAATTTGTATTTGAAAACGTTTTGCTAGGTGTAAAACCAAACCATTAATTCCAAACAATAATCAAAATTCCGAACTAAAATCCCATAGTTTTTCTATGGGATTTTAGTTTTAGTTAAAATTTTATGGATTAAAAATACAAAATGGGGTATAATCAAATGTAAAATATACTTTTCTTATGCAATTCTAAATAAAATCCCTTTTATTTACATAAGTAGTTTTAAGTTTAATGTGAGGTGTAAAATTAGTGAATAAAGAATTGGAAGAGACAACTCTTTCAGAATTAAAAGAAATAGCTAAAGGCTTGGGAATCAAAAATATTTCCAAATATAGAAAAAGTGATTTGATTGAAAAAATCAAAGAGATTTCACCAGTGAGTATAGAAAAAGATGGTATTGTTTTGCGGGAAAAAATAATTCCTAAAAGTGAAATAAAAACAAATGATGATATTAGTGAAACAGTTAAAACAGATACAACGGAAAAAGTACATGAAAGTGAAAAGAAAAGTAATATTGATGAAAACCATCTAAGGTATGAAGAAAAAAAAGAAAAGCTGAAAGAGATGATAAATGACTCTGAAACAGCAAATGGGGTTTTAGAAATTGTAGAAAATAATAACTATGGTTTTCTAAGGGGAAAAAATTATCTTTCCGGACCTGATGATATCTATGTATCACCTTCACAAATCAGAAGATTTAATTTGAGAACCGGTGATAAGGTAGAAGGCAAAATCAGAATAGCAAAAGAAGGAGAAAAGTTCCCGGCACTTCTTTATGTTCAAAAAGTAAATGGAGAGGATCCTGAGAGAGCTGTTGGAAGGATACCTTTTGAAAATTTAATTCCTATATATCCAAATGAAAGATTAAGGCTGGAAACAAATAGGGAAGAATTATCCATGAGAATGATGGATATTATATCACCAATAGGCAAGGGACAAAGGGGAATTATAGTAGCTCCTCCAAAGGCAGGAAAGACAACACTTTTAAAAATGATTGCTCAAAGCATTACCAGGAATTACCGTGAGGTAAAGCTTATTGTAGTACTTATTGATGAAAGACCTGAAGAAGTTACGGATATGCAGAGGTCAATAAATGGTGAGGTTATTTATTCTACTTTTGATGAAGAACCTGATCACCATACAAAAGTTGCTAACATGGTATTGGAAAGAGCAAAAAGAATGGTTGAACAAGGGCAGGATGTAATTATTTTACTTGATAGTATCACCAGATTAGCAAGGGCATATAATTTAACAATTACCCCTACTGGAAGGACACTTTCAGGAGGACTCGATCCAGGAGCTTTAATGATGCCTAAGAAGTTTTTTGGGGCAGCAAGAAATATTGAAAATGGCGGCAGCTTAACTATTTTAGCCACTGCTTTAATAGAAACGGGAAGCAGAATGGATGACATGATTTTTGAAGAATTTAAAGGTACAGGTAATATGGAAGTCCATCTTAACAGAAAGCTTCAGGAGAGAAGAATTTTCCCTGCAATAGATATATATAAATCTGGTACGAGAAAAGATGACCTGCTGTTTAAAGATCGTGATGAAAAAGAGGCAGCCTATAATATTAGGACTCTCCTTTATGATGAAAGCAATGTGGAAAATATTACTGAAGATTTAATTAATATGTTGTCTAAAACAAGAAATAATTATGAATTTGTTTCATTGATATCAAAGATGAATCTTGGAAAAGAAAGAACAAAAAGATAAATAAAATGAAAAAAACTCGGTCGAAAAGATCGAGTTTTATCATACCAATTTATTTTTCTTCTTTTAAGTTGAATTTCTTCATGAACTTTTCAACTCTTCCACCAGCATCTACTATCTTTTGCTTGCCAGTGAAAAATGGGTGGCATTTAGAACATATTTCAACCTTAAGTTCTTTTTTGGTAGAACCTGTAATAAAAGTATTTCCACATGCACACTTAACTACAGCATCATGGTAGTATTCTGGATGTATGCCTTCTCTCATTTTTTTCACCTCTTTAAATTTAAACATTAATTATTAACCTCTAGATTATAGCATATGTTAAATAACCCAGTCAACAACGAAAGCTAATATAATTAATATTAACTTTAATAGATTAGAATAAAGATTTTTATACTGATTTAATATATAATATAATTGTTTATAAATCATAAACTAATTTTAATATAAAACAATGTTAAAAAATTCGGAGGTAATTACTACAAGATGAGTAAGCTATATTTTAGATATGGGGCAATGAATTGCGGAAAGACAACTAGTTTAATGCAGGTTGCACACAATTATGAAGAAAGAGGCATGAAAGTAATTATTATGAAGCCAATGACTGATACAAAAGGTGCAGATAAAGTTGTATCCAGACTTGGCATTACAAGAAAGGTAGACATGCTTCTTGATGGACACGAGGATGTTTATGAAAGAGTAAATAATTGGATTAAGGAAAATGGAAAAGTTCATTGTATTTTAGTAGATGAGGCGCAGTTTTTTAAAAAAGAGCAGATAGATGAGTTTTTCAGGATAGCAGTAATGATGGATATACCTGTAATATGTTATGGATTAAGAACAGATTTTCAAATGAATGGTTTTGAGGGCAGTTCCAGGCTTCTGCTGCTTGCACATAGTATTGAAGAATTAAAAACAATATGTACCTGCGGCAGAAAAGCTATATTAAACGGAAGAAAAATGAATGGCAAATTTATTTTTGAGGGAGAGCAGGTTGCAATAGACAAATGTAATGACATTGAATATCAGTCTTTATGTGGAAAATGTTATTTTAAATATAAGGATGAGTATACACATATAAAATAATGTTATTGGAGGAGAATTAATGAAGAGGAAAACATCTGTAGGCGGCCAGGCAGTAATTGAGGGCGTTATGATGAGGGGAACCCATGGCATTGCTACGGCGGTAAGAAAGAGTGATGGACAAATCGTTATAGACATGCAGAATACTGTGCCTTATACAAAAAAAAATAAATTCTTTGCACTGCCTATTATCAGGGGATTTGTTTCACTTATTGAATCCCTTGTTATAGGAATAAAAACCCTGAATTATTCATCTTCATTCTTTGAGGAGGATGAGGAAGAGAGTAAATTTGATAAATGGTTTAAAGATGTTTTTAAGGAAAAAAGCAATGATGTGATTACAGCTTTTTCACTTATAATTTCCCTTGTGCTGTCAGTGGGAATATTCTTTATTTTACCAACTCTTGCTGCAAATTTATTTAAAAAAGTGGGAGTTAATAATACTATAATGCTTAATATAGTCGAAGGTGTAATAAGGATAATTATATTTCTTTTTTATATTTATTTTATAGGTAAAATTGAGGATATAAATAGAGTATTCCAATACCACGGAGCTGAGCATAAGACTATATTCTGCTATGAAGATGGAGAAGAGCTTATTCCTTTAAATGCCAAAAGTTACTCCAGATTTCATCCCAGGTGCGGGACTAATTTCTTATTTTTGGTTATGATAGTTAGTATAATGGTATTTTCATTAACAGGATGGAGTTCTCTGGGTGAAAGAATATTTTACAGGATAATTCTTTTCCCAGTTATATCAGGAATAACCTATGAACTGATAAAATGGTTAGGCAGAAGTGAAAGTAAGCTGGCCAGAATAATTGCATATCCAGGGCTTATGCTTCAAAAGCTTACTACAAGAGAACCTGATTTACAGCAGCTGGAAGTTGCAATAGCTGCACTTAAAAGTGCAGAAGGAATCGAAGACAATGATGACATGGAAAATAAAAAGGAACAGGAGATATAGTGCACATAGATGGATAATAGTATTCAGAGCCTGCTGATACAATCCTATGATTTGTTAAAAAATGCTGATATAGAATCATATAGATTGGATGCACAGCTTCTAATGGCAAAGGCTATTAATAAAGATAAATTGTTTGTAATGACAAACAGAGATTACAAAGTTGACATAAAACAGCAGCAGGAATTTTGGAACTTTATAAATTTGAGGATTAAGCATATGCCTGTAAAATATATTACAGGTGAATGTGAATTTATGGGAATGAATTTTATAATAACTCCCGGGGTACTAATACCAAGGCCTGACACTGAAACTTTAGTGGAATCAGCAATTGATGATATTAAAAAAAATAATGTGACCAATGTTTGTGATGTATGCTGCGGCAGTGGTGCTATTGGAATTTCAATTGCAGATTATATACCTGAAGTTATAGTAAATTGTTATGATATATCTGATACAGCATGTGATGTAACAAAAAGAAATATAGATAAATTTTTACTTAAGGAAAGAGTTTTTGTAGAAAAAAGTGATATATTAAATTTACCTGTAATTGAAAATAAAAAGTTTCAGATGATTGTTTCTAATCCGCCTTATATAAAGGATGAGGATATATGTAAATTAATGAGCGATGTAAAAGACTATGAACCATATGAAGCTTTATATGGTGGGGAAGACGGCGTTGAATTTTACATCAAAATTACTAAACAAAGCCTTAAACTGTTAGATAATTATGGTATATTGGCATTTGAAATTGGAGATACTCAAAAAAACCAGGTGATGGATATAATGAAATCCAATGGATTTAGTAATATTTACTGCATAAAAGATTTAGCTGGGAGAGACAGAGTTGTTAAGGGAATTTTAAAAAGATAACAAAATTAAAATAAAGAAAATTAGTGAAATTTGATGAAAACTTTGAATTTTGTTGATATGCTTTATTTAATTATGTTATAATAATAAATTGTTAAATTATTATTACGGAGTGATATAATAAATGTTAAAAAGATTAGATTTCATTGAAAATAAATATGAAGAATTATCTCTTAAAATTAGTGACCCTGAAGTTATGGCAGATCAAAAGGAGTGGCAGAAGCTTTGCAAGGAGCATGCTGAACTTGAGTCAATAGTAATTAAATACAGGGAATATAAAAAAGCTGAAGAAGAATTAAATGAAGATAAGGAAATGCTTAAAGAAGAACAAGATAAAGATATGAAAGATATGCTTCAGGAGGAAATTAAAGATTTAACCTCAAAGATTGAAGAAACATACAATGATATAAAGATTCTTCTATTACCTAAGGATCCTAATGATGAAAAAAATGTATTTATAGAAATACGTGCAGGAGCTGGTGGAGAGGAAGCTGCTTTATTTGCATCAAATCTTTTTAGAATGTATACAAGATATGCAGAAAGACATGGGTTAAAAGTTGAAACCATCAGTGCAAATGAAACAGATCTTGGGGGTTTTAAAGAAGTAGTATTTATGATTAAAGGAGAAAATGCATATAGTAAATTAAAATACGAAAGCGGTGTACATAGAGTCCAAAGGGTTCCTGATACAGAATCCAGTGGAAGGATTCACACATCTACAGCTACTGTTGCAGTGCTTCCAGAGGTAGAGGATGTGGATCTGGTTATAAATCCAAATGATTTAAGAGTAGATGTGTACAGGGCATCAGGACATGGCGGCCAGTGTGTAAATACCACAGATTCAGCAGTTAGAATAACCCATATTCCAACAGGACTTGTAGTTACCTGCCAGGATGAAAAATCACAGCTTAAAAATAAAGAAAAAGCAATGAAGGTTTTAAAGGCCAGATTGTATAAAAAAGCTGAGGCAGAAAGAAGTGCCGGTATTGCTGAAGATAGAAAAAGCCAGGTAGGAACAGGGGACAGAAGTGAGAGAATAAGGACATATAATTATCCTCAGGGAAGAATCACAGACCACAGAATAGGATTAACATTATATAAACTTGAATCCTTCTTAGATGGAGATATTGATGAAGTAATAAATGC
This window harbors:
- a CDS encoding thymidine kinase; translation: MSKLYFRYGAMNCGKTTSLMQVAHNYEERGMKVIIMKPMTDTKGADKVVSRLGITRKVDMLLDGHEDVYERVNNWIKENGKVHCILVDEAQFFKKEQIDEFFRIAVMMDIPVICYGLRTDFQMNGFEGSSRLLLLAHSIEELKTICTCGRKAILNGRKMNGKFIFEGEQVAIDKCNDIEYQSLCGKCYFKYKDEYTHIK
- a CDS encoding DUF1385 domain-containing protein is translated as MKRKTSVGGQAVIEGVMMRGTHGIATAVRKSDGQIVIDMQNTVPYTKKNKFFALPIIRGFVSLIESLVIGIKTLNYSSSFFEEDEEESKFDKWFKDVFKEKSNDVITAFSLIISLVLSVGIFFILPTLAANLFKKVGVNNTIMLNIVEGVIRIIIFLFYIYFIGKIEDINRVFQYHGAEHKTIFCYEDGEELIPLNAKSYSRFHPRCGTNFLFLVMIVSIMVFSLTGWSSLGERIFYRIILFPVISGITYELIKWLGRSESKLARIIAYPGLMLQKLTTREPDLQQLEVAIAALKSAEGIEDNDDMENKKEQEI
- the rpmE gene encoding 50S ribosomal protein L31; its protein translation is MREGIHPEYYHDAVVKCACGNTFITGSTKKELKVEICSKCHPFFTGKQKIVDAGGRVEKFMKKFNLKEEK
- the rho gene encoding transcription termination factor Rho, whose translation is MNKELEETTLSELKEIAKGLGIKNISKYRKSDLIEKIKEISPVSIEKDGIVLREKIIPKSEIKTNDDISETVKTDTTEKVHESEKKSNIDENHLRYEEKKEKLKEMINDSETANGVLEIVENNNYGFLRGKNYLSGPDDIYVSPSQIRRFNLRTGDKVEGKIRIAKEGEKFPALLYVQKVNGEDPERAVGRIPFENLIPIYPNERLRLETNREELSMRMMDIISPIGKGQRGIIVAPPKAGKTTLLKMIAQSITRNYREVKLIVVLIDERPEEVTDMQRSINGEVIYSTFDEEPDHHTKVANMVLERAKRMVEQGQDVIILLDSITRLARAYNLTITPTGRTLSGGLDPGALMMPKKFFGAARNIENGGSLTILATALIETGSRMDDMIFEEFKGTGNMEVHLNRKLQERRIFPAIDIYKSGTRKDDLLFKDRDEKEAAYNIRTLLYDESNVENITEDLINMLSKTRNNYEFVSLISKMNLGKERTKR
- the prmC gene encoding peptide chain release factor N(5)-glutamine methyltransferase — translated: MDNSIQSLLIQSYDLLKNADIESYRLDAQLLMAKAINKDKLFVMTNRDYKVDIKQQQEFWNFINLRIKHMPVKYITGECEFMGMNFIITPGVLIPRPDTETLVESAIDDIKKNNVTNVCDVCCGSGAIGISIADYIPEVIVNCYDISDTACDVTKRNIDKFLLKERVFVEKSDILNLPVIENKKFQMIVSNPPYIKDEDICKLMSDVKDYEPYEALYGGEDGVEFYIKITKQSLKLLDNYGILAFEIGDTQKNQVMDIMKSNGFSNIYCIKDLAGRDRVVKGILKR
- the prfA gene encoding peptide chain release factor 1 — protein: MLKRLDFIENKYEELSLKISDPEVMADQKEWQKLCKEHAELESIVIKYREYKKAEEELNEDKEMLKEEQDKDMKDMLQEEIKDLTSKIEETYNDIKILLLPKDPNDEKNVFIEIRAGAGGEEAALFASNLFRMYTRYAERHGLKVETISANETDLGGFKEVVFMIKGENAYSKLKYESGVHRVQRVPDTESSGRIHTSTATVAVLPEVEDVDLVINPNDLRVDVYRASGHGGQCVNTTDSAVRITHIPTGLVVTCQDEKSQLKNKEKAMKVLKARLYKKAEAERSAGIAEDRKSQVGTGDRSERIRTYNYPQGRITDHRIGLTLYKLESFLDGDIDEVINALITEDQAEKMKAMGNEEV